GATATCATATTCATTGCTGTCAACTTCCGCCAACGCCACATATTGTTTTCCGTTGTGCTCCAAGGTTCCCAGCAAAATGAAATCCTGCATGGTTCCGTCATCCATTTCAAGCTGGATAACGTTTGTTTCCTCTTCACCTTCGTAGG
This sequence is a window from Candidatus Cloacimonadota bacterium. Protein-coding genes within it:
- a CDS encoding DUF1292 domain-containing protein, which gives rise to YEGEEETNVIQLEMDDGTMQDFILLGTLEHNGKQYVALAEVDSNEYDILAWEMEDDFVNLNVIEDDNEFNEVADLFHEYLQGDFEEEEDED